A single Sphingomonas kaistensis DNA region contains:
- the arsC gene encoding arsenate reductase (glutaredoxin) (This arsenate reductase requires both glutathione and glutaredoxin to convert arsenate to arsenite, after which the efflux transporter formed by ArsA and ArsB can extrude the arsenite from the cell, providing resistance.) — protein MDVTVYHNPACGTSRGVLALLEEHGIAPRVIEYLKTPPSRDEVRRLAAAAGVPVRALLRENVAPYAERGLADEGLTEDALLDAIEADPILLNRPIVVTPKGTALCRPKDKVLDLL, from the coding sequence ATGGACGTCACTGTCTACCATAATCCGGCCTGCGGGACGTCGCGCGGCGTTCTCGCGCTGCTCGAGGAGCATGGGATCGCGCCGCGCGTCATCGAGTATCTCAAGACTCCGCCAAGCCGCGACGAGGTTCGGCGGCTGGCGGCGGCGGCGGGCGTGCCAGTGCGGGCGTTGCTGCGCGAAAACGTCGCGCCTTATGCCGAGCGCGGCCTTGCGGACGAGGGCCTAACCGAAGACGCGCTGCTCGACGCCATCGAGGCCGACCCGATCCTGCTCAACCGGCCGATCGTCGTCACTCCCAAGGGCACGGCGCTGTGCCGCCCGAAGGACAAGGTGCTCGACCTTCTTTAA
- the tgt gene encoding tRNA guanosine(34) transglycosylase Tgt, with protein MSPRFQFTIHATDGRARLGTIAMQRGEIRTPAFMPVGTAATVKAVKPEGVRAAGADIILGNTYHLMLRPGAERVARLGGLHRFMGWERPILTDSGGYQVMSLSDLNKVTEEGVTFKSHLDGSRHLLSPERSIEVQRLLGSSIVMQFDELVRPDVPEKKQREAMDRSIRWARRSREEFDRGGAHAETNAIFGIQQGVLDEKLRRESADALIDIGFDGYAVGGLAVGEGQEAMLRCLDFAPGQLPADKPRYLMGVGKPDDIVEAVTRGIDMFDCVLPTRSGRTGQAFTADGPLNIRNACHAEDTAPLEEGCPCPACSTYSRAYLHHLVRSGEILGAMLMTEHNLWFYQRMMQGLRDAIGEGRLAAHARGFLDRYRGKGLEQA; from the coding sequence ATGTCTCCCCGCTTCCAGTTCACCATCCACGCCACCGACGGCCGCGCGCGGCTTGGCACCATCGCCATGCAACGAGGCGAGATCCGTACGCCCGCCTTCATGCCGGTCGGCACCGCCGCGACGGTCAAGGCGGTGAAGCCCGAGGGTGTCCGTGCGGCCGGGGCCGACATCATTCTTGGCAACACCTACCACCTGATGCTGCGCCCCGGCGCCGAGCGGGTGGCGCGCCTCGGCGGGCTGCACCGGTTCATGGGCTGGGAACGGCCGATCCTGACCGACAGCGGAGGCTACCAGGTGATGAGCCTGTCCGACCTCAACAAGGTGACCGAGGAAGGCGTCACTTTCAAAAGCCATCTGGACGGGTCGCGCCACCTGCTCAGTCCCGAACGCTCGATCGAGGTCCAGCGGCTCTTGGGCTCCTCGATCGTGATGCAGTTCGACGAACTGGTCCGCCCCGACGTCCCGGAGAAGAAACAGCGCGAGGCGATGGATCGCTCGATCCGCTGGGCCCGCCGCAGCCGCGAGGAATTCGACCGTGGCGGGGCTCACGCCGAGACCAATGCCATCTTTGGCATCCAGCAAGGCGTACTGGACGAGAAACTGCGGCGGGAGAGTGCCGACGCGCTGATCGACATCGGCTTCGACGGTTATGCGGTCGGCGGGCTGGCGGTGGGCGAGGGGCAGGAAGCGATGCTCCGCTGCCTCGACTTCGCGCCGGGCCAGCTACCGGCCGACAAGCCCCGCTACCTGATGGGCGTCGGCAAGCCCGACGACATCGTCGAAGCGGTCACCCGCGGCATCGATATGTTCGACTGCGTGCTCCCGACCCGCTCGGGCCGCACCGGCCAAGCGTTCACCGCCGACGGTCCCCTGAACATCCGCAACGCCTGCCATGCCGAGGATACCGCGCCGCTCGAAGAAGGCTGCCCATGCCCGGCCTGCTCGACCTACAGCCGCGCCTATCTCCACCACCTCGTCCGCTCAGGCGAGATCCTCGGCGCGATGCTGATGACCGAGCATAATCTGTGGTTCTATCAGCGGATGATGCAGGGCCTGCGCGATGCGATCGGCGAGGGACGGTTGGCGGCCCATGCGCGCGGCTTCCTCGACCGTTATCGCGGGAAGGGCCTTGAGCAGGCTTGA
- a CDS encoding TSUP family transporter: MIEPWLYPLLTGVAFCAGFIDAIAGGGGLIMMPALLVSGVPPLFALGTNKLQSMFGTFVAMRNYGSKGLIDWRANLPTALIVFAGAASGALLVQYVEARTLALVIPLLLLANAVYILVSPRMSDEDAHQRISAAGYAPVGGAIGFYDGFFGPGTGSFFTSSLVALRGYGLTRATALCKYFNWTSNVAAVLLFAVSGKVLWLLGASMAIGAMAGGWLGSHTAMRFGAKLIRPLLITASVAMTARLLWGYFSGG, from the coding sequence GTGATCGAACCCTGGCTTTACCCCCTTCTCACCGGCGTTGCCTTCTGCGCAGGCTTCATCGACGCGATCGCCGGCGGTGGGGGGCTGATCATGATGCCGGCGCTGCTGGTCAGCGGGGTACCGCCGCTGTTCGCGCTCGGGACCAACAAGCTGCAATCGATGTTCGGCACCTTCGTCGCGATGCGCAATTACGGTTCCAAGGGATTGATCGACTGGCGGGCCAACCTGCCGACCGCGCTGATCGTCTTTGCCGGCGCGGCGAGCGGCGCGCTGCTGGTGCAATATGTGGAAGCGCGCACGCTGGCGCTGGTGATCCCGCTGCTGCTGCTGGCCAATGCCGTCTACATCCTGGTCAGTCCGCGGATGAGCGACGAGGATGCGCATCAGCGGATCAGCGCCGCGGGCTATGCCCCGGTGGGCGGGGCGATCGGTTTTTACGACGGCTTTTTCGGGCCGGGCACGGGCAGCTTCTTTACCTCGAGCCTGGTGGCCTTACGCGGCTACGGCCTGACCCGCGCGACGGCTTTGTGCAAATATTTCAACTGGACCAGCAATGTCGCCGCCGTGCTGCTGTTCGCGGTGAGCGGCAAGGTGCTGTGGCTGCTCGGCGCAAGCATGGCGATAGGCGCGATGGCCGGCGGCTGGCTCGGCAGCCATACGGCCATGCGCTTCGGCGCGAAGCTGATCCGCCCGTTGCTGATCACCGCCAGCGTGGCGATGACCGCGCGGCTGCTGTGGGGCTATTTCAGCGGCGGCTGA
- the mscL gene encoding large conductance mechanosensitive channel protein MscL — MISDFRAFIAKGNVLGLAVAVIIGAAFGTIVTSLTDDIIMPVVGSIIGGIDFSSYFVRLGEIPAGYAGSLTNYEELKKAGVPLLGYGQFITVVVNFLILAFIIFLLVRAAAKVMKEEEAAGPTEEVLLLREIRDSLRQPPLK; from the coding sequence ATGATTTCCGACTTCCGAGCCTTTATCGCCAAGGGCAATGTCCTCGGCCTTGCCGTCGCCGTGATCATCGGCGCGGCGTTCGGGACCATCGTCACCAGCCTCACCGACGACATCATCATGCCGGTGGTCGGCTCAATCATCGGCGGGATCGATTTTTCGAGCTATTTCGTGCGCCTCGGCGAGATACCGGCGGGCTATGCCGGGTCGCTGACCAACTATGAGGAACTCAAGAAAGCGGGCGTGCCGCTGCTCGGCTACGGCCAGTTCATCACCGTGGTGGTGAATTTCCTGATCCTTGCCTTCATCATCTTTCTCCTGGTCCGCGCCGCGGCCAAGGTGATGAAGGAAGAAGAAGCCGCCGGCCCGACCGAGGAAGTGCTGCTCCTTCGCGAGATTCGCGACAGCCTGCGTCAGCCGCCGCTGAAATAG
- a CDS encoding fatty acid desaturase, which yields MARRRPRAYMHVMLSEAQKRRQTRIGLTLAVGIIAAFVALHVWSVFFLPLEGWRWALAVPLVAVLSWLSVGLFIVAHDAMHGSLAPGRPGVNLLFGRLTLLLYAGFWMDRLRPKHFDHHKHVGSEGDPDFAVDHPTRFWPWYHQFMVRYFGLREFLVLSAIVWTYVLLLGAPIGNLLLFWAVPAILSSLQLFYFGTYLPHRHEDAPFADEHKARSNDYGVVASLLTCFHFGYHREHHLSPGTPWWALPAKRRELSL from the coding sequence GTGGCGCGCCGCCGCCCACGCGCCTATATGCACGTCATGCTGAGCGAGGCGCAGAAACGGCGGCAAACGCGGATCGGACTGACCCTCGCGGTCGGCATCATCGCGGCGTTCGTCGCGCTGCACGTGTGGTCGGTGTTCTTCCTGCCGCTTGAAGGCTGGCGCTGGGCGCTGGCGGTACCGCTGGTGGCGGTGCTGAGCTGGCTGAGCGTCGGGTTGTTCATCGTCGCACATGACGCGATGCACGGCAGCCTCGCGCCCGGGCGCCCCGGCGTGAACCTGTTGTTCGGACGGCTGACCCTGCTGCTCTATGCAGGGTTCTGGATGGACCGGCTGCGCCCGAAGCATTTCGACCATCACAAGCATGTCGGCTCCGAAGGCGACCCCGATTTCGCGGTCGATCATCCGACCCGCTTCTGGCCTTGGTACCACCAGTTCATGGTCCGCTATTTCGGCCTGCGCGAGTTTCTGGTGCTAAGCGCGATCGTGTGGACCTACGTGCTGCTGCTCGGCGCGCCGATTGGCAATCTTCTGCTGTTTTGGGCGGTGCCGGCGATCCTGTCGTCGTTGCAGCTCTTTTATTTCGGCACCTACCTGCCGCATCGGCACGAGGACGCGCCGTTTGCCGATGAGCATAAGGCGCGCAGCAACGATTATGGCGTGGTGGCCTCGCTGCTGACCTGCTTCCATTTCGGCTATCATCGTGAGCATCACCTGAGCCCCGGAACACCGTGGTGGGCGCTTCCCGCCAAGCGCCGCGAACTCAGCCTCTAG
- a CDS encoding glycosyltransferase, with protein MARIAFICPPFAAHLASFRGLGEALRTRGHEPFFLLNAGAEAAVGDIPVHHVAARDGDPDVARVLVAAEKPGGLVATLRTIADSAALTDQLCDGGRTRLEALGVDAVVGDQMEPAGFLLAKALDLPFVGLACAVPIDPAPGVPLPFLDWPYEPEAEGKHRRTSKIAAALSRRQNQVIAAWGQRFGIGPLASLTDCLGPVQIAQMVPALDLPRPEPLPFVPVGPLRRPEELADAPLPFALPDKPLVFTTMGTLLGGDLNLWRVLAKASREAGASLVIAHGGRLSDADADKLDVHHAAAFLPYRAVMEHAALVITHGGSNTVLDALACGVPLLIRPVGFDQPGNLARVRHHRLGEKLASPRRSGLIAEQIRRMMADKAMKTRCQAVAKALDQAGGAKRAAEIVEAALSA; from the coding sequence TTGGCCCGCATCGCCTTCATCTGCCCGCCCTTCGCGGCGCATCTGGCGAGCTTTCGCGGGCTGGGCGAAGCCTTGCGGACGCGCGGGCACGAGCCGTTCTTCCTGCTCAACGCCGGTGCCGAGGCAGCGGTGGGCGACATTCCGGTTCATCACGTGGCCGCGCGAGACGGCGATCCCGATGTGGCGCGTGTGCTGGTCGCTGCCGAGAAGCCCGGCGGGCTGGTCGCCACGCTGCGCACCATCGCCGACAGCGCGGCGCTGACCGACCAATTGTGCGACGGCGGGCGGACGCGGCTCGAGGCGCTGGGGGTGGATGCGGTCGTCGGCGATCAGATGGAGCCGGCCGGGTTTCTGCTTGCCAAGGCGCTCGACCTGCCGTTCGTCGGCCTCGCCTGCGCGGTGCCGATCGACCCGGCGCCGGGCGTCCCCCTCCCCTTTCTCGATTGGCCCTACGAGCCCGAAGCCGAGGGCAAGCACCGCCGGACCAGCAAAATCGCCGCAGCCTTGAGCCGCCGCCAGAACCAGGTGATCGCCGCTTGGGGTCAGCGGTTCGGAATCGGGCCGCTGGCAAGCCTGACCGATTGCCTTGGCCCGGTGCAGATCGCGCAAATGGTGCCAGCGCTCGACCTTCCTCGGCCCGAGCCTTTGCCCTTTGTCCCGGTCGGACCGCTGCGACGGCCCGAAGAACTCGCCGACGCGCCGCTGCCCTTTGCGCTGCCCGACAAGCCCTTGGTGTTCACCACCATGGGCACGCTGCTTGGCGGCGATCTCAATCTGTGGCGAGTACTGGCCAAGGCAAGCCGTGAGGCCGGAGCCTCACTGGTGATCGCGCACGGCGGGCGGCTAAGCGACGCGGACGCCGACAAGCTCGACGTGCATCACGCCGCGGCTTTTCTTCCCTATCGCGCGGTAATGGAGCACGCGGCGCTGGTCATCACGCATGGCGGCAGCAACACGGTGCTAGATGCTTTGGCGTGCGGTGTACCGCTGCTGATCCGCCCGGTCGGCTTCGACCAGCCCGGCAATCTCGCGCGGGTGCGGCATCATCGGCTCGGCGAGAAGCTGGCGAGCCCGCGACGGAGCGGCCTGATCGCCGAGCAGATCAGGCGAATGATGGCCGACAAGGCGATGAAAACGCGCTGCCAAGCGGTGGCTAAGGCGCTCGATCAAGCCGGCGGCGCCAAACGCGCAGCAGAGATCGTCGAAGCGGCCCTGTCCGCCTAG